The nucleotide sequence GATGGCAATTTCTACAATACGGTCTTTCGCTACATTTGTTCCTGTAGTTTCCAGGTCAAAAAAACAAATGGGTTTGGTTAAGTTTAATTCCATAAAAGGAGCTTGATTTTGGGGATAAAGATACTATAATTTATGAGCTTTGCTTTTCCAGAAACTTGCAATTTGAGCTCTTGTGAACAAAAATAAATTACATTTTTTACCTTTGAATTTATTAAAATAACCAGGATGCTTAAATATATTGCGTACGTAAGCAGGCAAAGTCACATAATCACTGATAGGGCTTTAAAAGAATTGCTTGAAGAAGCGCGAAATAACAACACTGCGAGTGCAATAACCGGAATGCTAATCTATTTTCATGGAACTTTTATTCAATATATTGAAGGAGAAGAAGAAAATGTTGATTGGCTGTATAGTAAAATAGCCAAAGACAAACGCCACCAAAACATAACCGAACTGGATTCTGGCTTCAATAAAGAAAGAGCTTTTTCTGACTGGTCTATGGCCTTTAAAAGGCTACACAAAAATGAAGCTTTTGAAATTCTTGGTTACAAAGATTTGGAAACTGCGCAACTCTTTGATAATTATCAAAGCCCGGATGAGCATCCTGCTTTAAACCTATTAAATAATTACGTAAAGAATCTTTGACTACAATACCAAAAAGCTTTAAAAAGAAAAAACCGGCTAAAATAAGCCGGTTTTTTTTGAATATTATTTGTATTTATATTTCTCGATCTTTGTCAAATCCTTCAAGATATTGCGCTACACGTTGTACAAATTGGCCACCAAGCGCTCCATTTACGACCCTGTGATCGTAACTGTGCGAAAGGAACATCTTGTAACGAATTCCAATAAAATCGCCATCTGGAGTTTCTATTACCGCGGGTACTTTT is from Salegentibacter mishustinae and encodes:
- a CDS encoding BLUF domain-containing protein, which produces MLKYIAYVSRQSHIITDRALKELLEEARNNNTASAITGMLIYFHGTFIQYIEGEEENVDWLYSKIAKDKRHQNITELDSGFNKERAFSDWSMAFKRLHKNEAFEILGYKDLETAQLFDNYQSPDEHPALNLLNNYVKNL